The window AGGTCATGATGGTGTACGGATAGTCGCCATCTACTGGAAGACTGACAGCTACCGTACGGCCACTGCGGTCTGTGTTGATCTGCGTTTCGATCAGGCTATCCTGCACACCTGCGGTATAGCCCTTCAGCGTCCATTCGTATTTCGAAGATTCGAGGGCGCGCACAAGATGGCCATCTTCATACTGGTATTCGTTGTAACCACAATTTGCAGGTTGCTCCATGCGGATAGTTAGGTCGTTTTCAGCATCGTAGCCATCTTGTGTGAAAAGCCAGACTTCACCTTCGGCATTATGGCTGTAGTCCAGATATTTAGTTGGCTGATCCTGCTCGTTAGTCCAGCGCGGGCCAGGGTGCATTATTCCTTCATTGCTGCCCGACACCATCAGCAAAATGCCCAACTGAGCCATGCCCACAAGATTCTCAGGGTCAAGTCCACCGCCAACAGGAAAATCGGAATAATCACCCTGGTAGGCCGAAAAGCTGCCGGCATATTCAGGCACCGGAATGATTAAGTTCTGACTTTTATCGGCACTGCAGTCGATCGCCTGCGGAGAGTCGCGCCCCTGATCACCGCCCGAATTACCACTATCCGCATTAGTACCGCCTGACGAACTACCACCACCACATGCCGTTAATGCCAGCGCCAACACAGATAAATACACATGCTTCACGTCGTTCTCCCTCACATTACTGATAATTATATTCTCAATGATCATCAGCCAATAAAAAACCCCGCAGGCCGAAACCTGCGGGGTTAATCACACTACAGCTTTTAATCCGCTGCGTTTTGCGTCAGAAACTCAGCCAGCGGCAAATTGTGCCGTCAGTAACTTCAGTCGTTTCTGCTGCATTTTTAATGAGTATTCCAGCTCTTTGTAACGAGTATGCAGAGCTGCCTTCTCCCATTTTTCCTGCAGATGGCGACGGGTTTCCTGATACTTTTCTGATTGCAGTTCAGTCCATTCGGCCAGCATCACTTTAAATTCTTCGTATTCTTTTTCCAGCAGGTGCGACCATTTGTCAGAGTTTTTCGATTTGGCCAGACGCTCCTGAGCACGTTTAAACTGCATTTTCAGTTTGGCACGCTGAATTTTAAAATCCGGAACGACACGCAGATTTCTCGCCAGCCCCAGCATAGAGCAGCTTTTGATCAGCCATTTTGTCGGGTCCCACTGCCACCATTTGATGCCATTACGGTAATCGGTCTGAAAAATATGGTGATAGTTGTGATAGCCCTCACCAAAAGTCAGAAAGGCAAAGAAATGATTATCGCGGGCCGTGTTTTCATCGGTGTATGGCTGTGAGCCCCACTTGTGCGCGATGGAATTGATAAAGAAGGTAAAGTGATGCGTGGTCACAATGCGCAGTACGCCGGCCAACAGGATCATGCCCCAAAGGTCATCGAACATCAGACCCAAAGCAACCGGAATACCAATATTCATCCCCACTGCAATTGGCACGTAGTACTTGTACTGCCACATCACGATCGGGTCTTTCATCAGGTTTTTAACATTATCGAAATTCACTTCGCCGCTTTTATATTGGCGAACCATCCAGCCCATATGGGAAAACCACAAACCGCGCTTAGCCGAATAAGGGTCCAGATCCACATCATCGACATGACGGTGATGCACCCGGTGACCGGAACTCCAGTGCAGAATGGTATTCTGCAGTGCCATGGCGCCGAACAGCGCATACCAGAGACGCAGGCTCCAGTGGGCTTCATAAGCATTGTGTGACCACAAACGGTGATAACCGGCGGTAATCGCAAGCTCAGTCGCTGAGGTCAGCAGGATATAAAACACCACCGCGGCCAGTGTGTAGCCATAGGTTAATCCGTACCATGGCACTAACGTCAGAGCGGCCAGGCCGGTAACTGAAAACATGATGGCGGGAACCCAGTTGATCGGGGCGGTTTCTTTATTATTGGTATCGCTCATAAGGCTCTTTCTTTATGGATATACAGACAACACGGATACAGACCGGTTGTTAAATCTGCGTTACATGATACCTGATTGTCGCAATTCCGGCACGGCAGGCTGCGTAAAGGCTTGCGGTAAATCACTCTGACTGGTTACTTTTTAATCAAAACATGTAACCGAAAGGCTTTATACTGCCCATTTCTGCAGCAGAACCGGAACTGACAGTCGATTATATCGATAATGGAATAAGAGAATATCCTGAGGAAGAGGCAATATAACGACACCTGTGCGCATCACTACCCACGCCCCTTTTCATACAGACATAAAAAAACCGCGCCTGGCGCGGTTTTTTTATTCCGGCAGATTAACCGCCGAAGTCATCCAACATGATGTTCTCGGGTTCAACACCCAGACTCAGCAGCATGTTGATCACCGACTGGTTCATGATCGGAGGTCCACACATGTAGAACTCACAGTCTTCCGGCGCCGGATGGTCACGCAGATACTGTTCGTACAGCACGTTATGGATAAAGCCGGTCAGGCCTGTCCAGTTATCTTCAGGCTGCGGATCAGACATGGCCACATGCCATTCGAAGTTATCATTCTCGGCCGCCAGCTGATCGTATTCATCCTGATAGAACAGTTCACGCAATGAACGTGCACCGTACCAGAAGCTGATCTTACGCTTGGAGCCCAGACGCTTCAGCTGATCGAAGATGTGTGAACGCATCGGCGCCATACCGGCACCACCACCGATGAATACCATTTCGGCATCGGTGTCTTTGGCGAAGAATTCACCAAACGGACCGTAAACAGTGACCTTATCACCTGGCTTCAGATTGAAGACATAAGAAGACATGATGCCCGGGTTAATACCCTTGCTGCCCGGAGGTGGGGTCGCAATACGGATATTAAATTTCACCAGACCACGCTCTTCCGGATAGTTCGCCATGGAGTAAGCACGGATAGTGTCTTCTTTATTAACCGCTTTCAGATCAAAGAAGCCAAAACGTTCCCAGTCACCACGGTATTCTTCCTGAATGTCGAAATCAGAGAAATTGATTTCATACGGAGGACATTCCAGCTGAACGTAACCGCCGGCACGGAAGTCTACGTTTTCACCTTCCGGCAGCTTCAGGGTCAGTTCTTTAATAAAGGTTGCCACGTTAGGGTTGGAAACCA of the Thalassolituus hydrocarboniclasticus genome contains:
- the nqrF gene encoding NADH:ubiquinone reductase (Na(+)-transporting) subunit F, whose amino-acid sequence is MNIEIILGVVMFTVIVLSLVFIILGARAKLVSSGNVKILINGEKTIETEAGGKLLQTLAANNIFLSSACGGGGTCAQCKCVIKSGGGEMLPTEESHFTKGEAREGWRLSCQAPVKQDMVIEVPEEVFGVKKWETTVVSNPNVATFIKELTLKLPEGENVDFRAGGYVQLECPPYEINFSDFDIQEEYRGDWERFGFFDLKAVNKEDTIRAYSMANYPEERGLVKFNIRIATPPPGSKGINPGIMSSYVFNLKPGDKVTVYGPFGEFFAKDTDAEMVFIGGGAGMAPMRSHIFDQLKRLGSKRKISFWYGARSLRELFYQDEYDQLAAENDNFEWHVAMSDPQPEDNWTGLTGFIHNVLYEQYLRDHPAPEDCEFYMCGPPIMNQSVINMLLSLGVEPENIMLDDFGG
- a CDS encoding acyl-CoA desaturase, with amino-acid sequence MSDTNNKETAPINWVPAIMFSVTGLAALTLVPWYGLTYGYTLAAVVFYILLTSATELAITAGYHRLWSHNAYEAHWSLRLWYALFGAMALQNTILHWSSGHRVHHRHVDDVDLDPYSAKRGLWFSHMGWMVRQYKSGEVNFDNVKNLMKDPIVMWQYKYYVPIAVGMNIGIPVALGLMFDDLWGMILLAGVLRIVTTHHFTFFINSIAHKWGSQPYTDENTARDNHFFAFLTFGEGYHNYHHIFQTDYRNGIKWWQWDPTKWLIKSCSMLGLARNLRVVPDFKIQRAKLKMQFKRAQERLAKSKNSDKWSHLLEKEYEEFKVMLAEWTELQSEKYQETRRHLQEKWEKAALHTRYKELEYSLKMQQKRLKLLTAQFAAG